One Numenius arquata chromosome 9, bNumArq3.hap1.1, whole genome shotgun sequence DNA window includes the following coding sequences:
- the LOC141468703 gene encoding serine palmitoyltransferase small subunit B-like: MDIKSMKNYLYWLYCQFELITCSYLMEPWEKLLFYTFNVTMLVMVLYTTYIFVPVHISTAFQFFLHLFGNQHENTVSVVK; this comes from the coding sequence ATGGATATTAAGAGCATGAAGAACTATCTCTATTGGCTGTACTGCCAGTTTGAACTAATCACCTGCAGCTACCTCATGGAGCCCTGGGAAAAACTGCTCTTCTACACTTTCAATGTTACGATGTTAGTTATGGTGTTATACACCACTTACATCTTTGTCCCTGTCCACATTAGCACGGCTTTCCAGTTCTTCTTGCACTTATTTGGAAACCAAcatgaaaatactgtttctgttGTGAAATAA